From the Oleiharenicola lentus genome, one window contains:
- a CDS encoding DUF2934 domain-containing protein, protein MNPRQHIIRLGEPAEKDIQHAAYFLWEEAGRPVGRDQEFWFAARERLRHTAPVKVTVRNLPKPAASSARNAQPADAVIC, encoded by the coding sequence ATGAACCCACGACAACACATCATCCGGCTGGGCGAGCCGGCCGAAAAGGATATCCAACACGCCGCCTATTTCCTCTGGGAAGAGGCTGGCCGTCCGGTGGGGCGGGATCAGGAATTCTGGTTCGCGGCCCGCGAGCGCCTGCGGCACACCGCCCCGGTCAAGGTGACTGTGCGGAATTTGCCAAAGCCCGCCGCGTCTAGCGCAAGGAATGCGCAGCCGGCGGATGCCGTGATCTGCTAG
- the ccoN gene encoding cytochrome-c oxidase, cbb3-type subunit I, translating to MTNGQKITIEFNDKVVRQFMLAAVLWGIVGMLVGVLIATQLNFWQANLGQQWLTFGRLRPLHTNAVIFAFVGNMMFAGIYYSTQRLVKARLASDFLSNLHFWGWQLIIVAAAITLPLGLTRGKEYAELIWPINIAVAVIWVVFAVNFFWTLAKRHEKSLYVAIWFYIATIITVAMLYIVNHLSIPTSLVHSYPVFGGVQDGLVQWWYGHNAVAFFLTTPILGIMYYFLPKAAERPVYSYRLSVIHFWSLVFLYIWAGPHHLLNTALPNWLQLLGMTFSLMLWAPSWGGMLNGLLTLRGAWGKLRTDPVIKFFAAGVTYYGMATFEGPLLSIKAVNALGHYTDWIIGHVHAGALGWNGFMAAGMFYWLVPRLWKTKLHSESLANLHFWLGMFGILLYVAAMWASGISQGLMLNATAEGGTILKYPNFLETLNAIRPLMLLRVVGGALYLVGFIIMAYNIWRSIAGTQAVNGTMEVFPEPHRADEKLGAGGTIFSAPVVFSTLGLLAAFIWMFTSGWLNILGLIATAFCVLLAIGHFQSRGKAWGDWYDRLLLNALPFTVLTFLSVAVGGLIQIIPMLTIERRLQTEDRVAQVYTPLELAGRDLYVSEGCYTCHSQMIRTLVPDVMRYGDYSRLGESIWDHPYQWGSKRTGPDLSRVGGKYNHAWHYDHMRDPRAISTGSNMPSYSWLHEKATDYAALSSKIRVQRLLGVPFPNWSPAEIDALARAQAKQIASELRDQGRYTEPDKEIVALIAYLQSLGKKWEPTGTAAR from the coding sequence ATGACGAACGGACAAAAAATAACCATCGAATTCAACGACAAGGTCGTGCGGCAGTTCATGCTCGCGGCCGTCCTCTGGGGCATAGTCGGCATGCTGGTCGGCGTGCTGATCGCCACCCAGCTCAATTTCTGGCAGGCCAACCTCGGCCAGCAGTGGCTGACCTTTGGCCGCCTGCGCCCGTTGCACACCAACGCGGTCATCTTCGCGTTCGTCGGCAACATGATGTTTGCCGGCATCTACTACTCGACGCAGCGCCTGGTGAAGGCCCGGCTCGCGAGTGATTTCCTGTCCAACCTCCACTTCTGGGGCTGGCAGCTGATCATTGTCGCAGCCGCCATCACGCTCCCGCTCGGTCTCACCCGCGGCAAGGAATACGCCGAGCTGATCTGGCCGATCAACATCGCCGTCGCCGTCATCTGGGTCGTGTTTGCCGTGAACTTCTTCTGGACGCTGGCAAAGCGCCACGAGAAGTCCCTCTACGTCGCCATCTGGTTCTACATCGCGACGATCATCACCGTGGCGATGCTCTACATCGTCAACCACCTGTCCATCCCGACCTCGCTGGTGCACAGCTACCCGGTCTTCGGCGGCGTGCAGGACGGCCTCGTCCAGTGGTGGTATGGCCACAACGCCGTGGCGTTCTTCCTGACCACGCCGATCCTGGGCATCATGTATTACTTCCTGCCGAAGGCGGCGGAGCGGCCGGTTTATTCCTACCGGCTGTCGGTGATCCATTTCTGGTCGCTCGTGTTCCTCTACATCTGGGCCGGTCCGCACCATCTGCTCAATACCGCGTTGCCCAACTGGCTCCAGCTGCTCGGCATGACCTTCTCGCTGATGCTGTGGGCCCCGTCGTGGGGCGGCATGCTCAACGGCCTGCTCACGCTCCGCGGCGCCTGGGGCAAGCTGCGCACCGATCCCGTCATCAAGTTCTTCGCCGCCGGCGTCACCTACTACGGCATGGCCACTTTTGAGGGGCCGCTGCTGTCCATCAAGGCGGTCAACGCCCTCGGTCACTACACCGACTGGATCATCGGCCACGTCCACGCCGGCGCGCTCGGCTGGAACGGCTTCATGGCCGCGGGCATGTTCTACTGGCTCGTGCCGCGCCTGTGGAAGACGAAGCTCCATTCCGAGTCGCTCGCCAACCTGCACTTCTGGCTCGGGATGTTCGGCATCCTCCTCTACGTGGCCGCCATGTGGGCCTCGGGCATCAGCCAGGGTCTCATGCTGAACGCCACGGCCGAGGGCGGCACTATCCTCAAGTATCCGAACTTCCTCGAGACGCTGAACGCCATCCGCCCCCTCATGCTCCTGCGCGTCGTGGGTGGCGCCCTCTACCTGGTCGGCTTCATCATCATGGCCTACAACATCTGGCGCTCGATCGCCGGGACCCAGGCGGTGAACGGCACCATGGAGGTCTTCCCGGAGCCGCACCGCGCCGACGAGAAGCTCGGGGCCGGCGGCACGATCTTCAGCGCCCCCGTGGTTTTCTCCACGCTCGGCCTGCTGGCGGCCTTCATCTGGATGTTTACCAGCGGCTGGCTCAACATCCTCGGCCTGATTGCGACCGCGTTCTGCGTGCTGCTCGCCATCGGTCACTTCCAGTCCCGCGGCAAGGCCTGGGGCGACTGGTATGACCGCCTCCTGCTGAACGCACTGCCGTTCACCGTGCTGACCTTTCTCTCCGTTGCCGTCGGCGGCCTCATCCAGATCATCCCGATGCTCACCATCGAGCGCCGGCTCCAGACCGAGGACCGCGTGGCCCAGGTTTACACGCCGCTCGAGCTCGCGGGGCGCGACCTCTATGTCAGCGAGGGCTGCTACACCTGCCACTCGCAGATGATCCGCACGCTCGTGCCCGACGTGATGCGTTACGGTGACTACTCGCGCCTCGGCGAATCCATCTGGGACCATCCCTATCAGTGGGGTTCCAAGCGCACCGGTCCGGATCTCTCCCGCGTCGGCGGCAAATACAACCATGCCTGGCACTACGACCACATGCGCGACCCGCGCGCCATCTCGACCGGGTCGAACATGCCGTCCTACTCATGGCTGCACGAGAAGGCCACCGACTACGCGGCGCTCAGCTCCAAGATCCGCGTGCAGCGCCTGCTCGGCGTGCCGTTCCCCAACTGGTCGCCCGCCGAGATCGACGCCCTCGCCAGGGCCCAGGCCAAGCAGATCGCCAGCGAGCTGCGCGACCAGGGCCGCTACACCGAGCCCGACAAGGAGATCGTCGCCCTCATCGCCTACCTCCAGTCGCTGGGCAAGAAGTGGGAGCCCACCGGAACCGCTGCGCGGTAA
- a CDS encoding cbb3-type cytochrome c oxidase N-terminal domain-containing protein produces the protein MTQPPQPPPGQNGPKLRNHVYDGIQEFDQRLPNWWLYTLYGAIAFSIVYWFAHMVAKVVPADGTQVDAEMARIAAVKMAGSIDVTNDDIFWEMSGNPVFVEAGKQTYTSLCAACHLASLRGKGENPAAVGPDLTDTAWIHGGTPKEVYHTVSAGVLAKGMPAWEPVLGQKKTAEVVAFLLSHHRKGEPVTVETPK, from the coding sequence ATGACCCAGCCTCCGCAACCTCCGCCCGGTCAGAACGGTCCGAAACTCCGTAACCACGTCTATGACGGCATTCAGGAGTTCGACCAGCGGCTGCCCAACTGGTGGCTCTACACCCTCTACGGCGCCATCGCGTTCTCCATCGTCTATTGGTTCGCCCACATGGTGGCCAAGGTGGTTCCGGCCGACGGGACGCAGGTGGACGCCGAGATGGCCCGCATCGCCGCCGTCAAGATGGCCGGCTCCATCGACGTGACCAACGACGACATCTTCTGGGAGATGAGCGGCAATCCGGTCTTCGTCGAGGCCGGCAAGCAGACTTACACCTCCCTGTGCGCCGCCTGCCACCTCGCCAGCCTCCGGGGCAAGGGCGAGAACCCGGCGGCGGTCGGTCCCGACCTCACCGACACCGCCTGGATTCACGGTGGCACGCCGAAGGAAGTCTACCACACCGTCTCGGCCGGCGTCCTGGCCAAGGGCATGCCGGCCTGGGAGCCCGTGCTCGGCCAGAAAAAGACCGCCGAGGTCGTGGCCTTCCTTCTTTCCCATCACCGCAAAGGAGAACCCGTCACCGTCGAGACTCCCAAGTAA
- the ccoG gene encoding cytochrome c oxidase accessory protein CcoG, translating to MSADPKVPTNPEPSRPRPASPYRPSVDSVTTIASDGSRRDIHPADVHGRFTRMRRWSGWALIAFYVALPWIPVNGYPAVLLDIAGSRFHFFGFTLAAQDAWLLFFGVTGLGFALFFLTALFGRLWCGWACPQTVYLEHVYRVIERWIDGDAPARRALQAAPLTAGKAGRRILKHALYAVASLVITHIFLSYFVSLPEVWQMMREAPRDHWAAFLFVFIAAGILYFNFAWFREQLCIVICPYGRLQSALTDDHSMVIGYDSKRGEPRGKLGTPDAGACVACNRCVQVCPTGIDIRHGLQLECIGCAACIDACDEVMTKVHRPTGLVRYDSFIGLDGGRTRWIRPRIIVYFILLLVGTAVATYAFSTVKPANFLVYRMSGAAYFVSPGDVRNQFMVRLLNKRTEPATFVVSTEGVPAGVQQSGFTAPVTLGPLAESVSPLVLIVDRKHYTGPFHFTVRVEDSAHTYQLSRAVEFMGPEPKLLEEEDREKGVQR from the coding sequence ATGAGCGCCGATCCCAAAGTTCCCACGAATCCCGAACCCTCCCGCCCGCGTCCCGCGTCGCCCTACCGGCCGAGCGTGGACTCGGTCACGACTATCGCGAGTGACGGTTCGCGGCGCGACATCCATCCGGCCGACGTCCACGGCCGTTTCACCCGGATGCGCCGCTGGAGCGGCTGGGCGCTGATCGCCTTCTACGTCGCCCTGCCCTGGATTCCGGTCAACGGCTACCCGGCCGTCCTCCTCGACATCGCCGGCAGCCGTTTCCACTTCTTCGGTTTCACCCTCGCGGCGCAGGATGCCTGGCTGCTGTTCTTCGGCGTGACGGGGCTGGGCTTCGCGCTCTTTTTCCTGACGGCGCTCTTCGGCCGTCTCTGGTGCGGCTGGGCCTGCCCGCAGACGGTCTATCTCGAGCATGTTTACCGGGTGATCGAACGCTGGATTGACGGCGATGCTCCCGCCCGACGTGCGCTTCAGGCCGCGCCCCTCACCGCCGGCAAGGCCGGGCGGCGCATCCTCAAGCATGCGCTCTATGCCGTGGCGTCGCTCGTCATCACCCACATATTTCTCAGCTACTTCGTGAGCCTGCCCGAGGTATGGCAAATGATGCGCGAGGCCCCCCGCGATCACTGGGCGGCCTTCCTCTTCGTCTTCATCGCCGCGGGCATCCTGTATTTCAATTTCGCGTGGTTCCGCGAGCAGCTCTGCATCGTGATCTGCCCTTACGGACGCCTGCAGTCGGCGTTGACCGACGACCACTCGATGGTGATCGGCTACGACAGCAAGCGCGGCGAGCCGCGCGGCAAGCTCGGCACGCCCGATGCCGGCGCCTGCGTGGCCTGCAACCGCTGCGTGCAGGTCTGCCCGACCGGCATCGACATCCGTCACGGCCTCCAGCTCGAGTGCATCGGGTGCGCGGCCTGCATCGACGCCTGCGACGAGGTCATGACCAAGGTTCACCGGCCGACGGGCCTCGTGCGCTACGATTCCTTCATCGGGCTCGACGGCGGTCGCACCCGCTGGATTCGCCCGCGCATCATCGTTTACTTCATCCTGCTGCTCGTCGGCACGGCGGTCGCGACCTACGCGTTTTCGACGGTGAAGCCGGCGAACTTCCTCGTCTATCGCATGAGCGGCGCGGCCTATTTCGTGAGCCCCGGCGACGTGCGGAACCAGTTCATGGTGCGGCTGCTGAACAAACGCACCGAGCCGGCCACGTTTGTGGTCTCGACCGAAGGCGTTCCCGCCGGGGTTCAGCAAAGCGGCTTCACCGCGCCGGTCACCCTCGGGCCGCTCGCCGAGTCGGTCAGTCCGCTGGTGCTGATTGTGGACCGCAAGCACTACACCGGTCCGTTCCACTTTACCGTCCGGGTCGAAGACTCGGCTCACACCTACCAACTCTCGCGCGCCGTGGAATTCATGGGGCCCGAGCCGAAACTGCTAGAGGAGGAAGACCGTGAAAAAGGCGTCCAGCGTTGA
- a CDS encoding sulfite exporter TauE/SafE family protein — protein MTHELAGITGPVSALLAGLVTSLHCAGMCGPLACSVMPARRDEADPHTVATVYHVTRLVGYSLLGALVGGMGRVPLSFIGEGALRYLPWLLVAFFVAVAVRFDQRLPRLPVIGRAYAAVTQRLRGGSRLKAAAVLGLATPLLPCGPLYFLLSLALLSGSALNGAETLLAFGLGTVPLLWFAQANYHLIRVRIGPVWLGRIQTALALVVAAVLVWRLRGTLGLGGPGVNDFVCF, from the coding sequence ATGACGCACGAACTGGCCGGCATCACGGGGCCCGTCTCGGCGCTGCTCGCCGGGCTGGTGACCAGCCTGCACTGCGCCGGCATGTGCGGCCCGCTGGCGTGCTCGGTCATGCCCGCCCGGCGCGATGAGGCCGATCCGCACACGGTGGCGACGGTCTATCATGTCACCCGCCTCGTCGGCTACTCGCTGCTGGGTGCGCTCGTGGGCGGGATGGGCCGCGTGCCGTTGTCCTTCATCGGCGAGGGCGCTCTGCGCTACCTGCCGTGGTTGCTGGTGGCGTTCTTTGTCGCTGTCGCCGTGCGCTTCGACCAGCGCCTGCCGCGGCTGCCGGTGATCGGGCGGGCCTATGCGGCCGTCACCCAGCGGCTGCGCGGCGGTTCGCGGCTCAAGGCCGCGGCCGTGCTGGGACTCGCCACTCCGCTGCTGCCCTGTGGTCCGCTGTATTTTCTGCTGTCGCTCGCGCTGCTGTCGGGTTCCGCCCTGAATGGCGCCGAGACGCTGCTCGCCTTCGGTCTCGGCACGGTGCCGCTGCTGTGGTTTGCGCAGGCCAACTACCACCTCATCCGCGTGCGCATCGGGCCGGTATGGCTCGGCCGCATCCAGACCGCGCTCGCGCTCGTCGTGGCCGCCGTCCTCGTCTGGCGGCTGCGCGGGACACTGGGCCTCGGCGGCCCGGGGGTGAACGATTTCGTGTGCTTCTGA
- a CDS encoding heavy metal translocating P-type ATPase metal-binding domain-containing protein has translation MSDFRQNLVGGDASPMVRVRGLRAPQAVPVHHCRHCGTPLQTDPARESGFCCAGCSYVFRLVHEHGLEGYYKIRDTVVAPVDQLVFQPRDFAWLAELQAEAEKVPGTPALLLEVQGISCAGCVWLIEKVFHQQKGALGIETDAQLGRLRLRWARGEFDAPGFARALQSFNYLVGPPGEEPAVPESRLLVRRLGLCAAFSMNIMLFALPTYFGMEAGFRYAPLFGTLAMVFATLSLLSGGSYFLSRAWQALRSGVLHIDLPIAIGIIGAYAGSFFGWATGREEYVYFDFVGAFILLMLVGRWAQVAAVERNRRRLLSVQARPHKVRVLGPSGATVEQPVENLRPGDVFRVRSGQVVPVEAQLESSAAAFGTAWITGEADPREYRLGGRVPAGAVSLARGEVQLRAAQGWNESLLAKLLQPAGRDHFRHRMLERIVGGYLIAIFAAAILSGVFWWLGTHDPVHTLAVVTAVLVVSCPCAVGLAFPLADEMATVALRRHGVFVREGDLWPRLSRIRHLLFDKTGTLTLETPVLRNPAALGELAPAARAALLTLVRDNPHPVSQSLLENLLAGAGGTGLEPLAGTIQEEPGFGVRLETATGVWSLGRPGWAQNRGEGTPAPEGTHDTEFACDGVVLARFAFADSVRPDAVEEITALRCEGFKVFILSGDRPEKVAAMARMLGLPADHAVAGRTPEQKAAWVQMIDRRDTLMLGDGANDSLAFDAAFARGTPVIHRGVLEGKADFYYLGQGLRGLRRLFEVNTARRRTQLALLVFSVAYNALAVGLAVSGHMSPLLAAILMPVSSLLSLAIVGAGMRRWLKV, from the coding sequence ATGAGCGATTTCCGGCAAAATTTGGTGGGCGGGGATGCGAGCCCGATGGTGCGAGTGCGTGGACTGCGCGCCCCGCAAGCCGTCCCCGTCCACCACTGCCGGCACTGCGGCACGCCGCTGCAAACGGACCCTGCGCGGGAGAGCGGCTTTTGCTGTGCGGGCTGCTCCTATGTTTTCCGTCTCGTGCACGAGCATGGGCTGGAGGGCTATTACAAGATTCGCGACACGGTGGTCGCGCCCGTGGACCAGCTGGTTTTCCAGCCGCGGGACTTTGCCTGGCTGGCCGAGCTGCAAGCGGAGGCGGAAAAAGTGCCCGGCACGCCCGCGCTGCTGCTGGAGGTGCAGGGCATCTCCTGTGCCGGCTGCGTGTGGCTGATCGAAAAGGTGTTTCACCAGCAGAAGGGGGCGCTCGGCATCGAGACCGACGCGCAGCTGGGGCGCCTGCGCCTGCGCTGGGCGCGCGGCGAGTTTGATGCCCCGGGCTTTGCCCGCGCCCTGCAGTCCTTCAACTATCTCGTGGGGCCGCCGGGCGAGGAGCCGGCCGTGCCGGAGAGCCGCCTGCTCGTGCGCCGCCTCGGCCTGTGTGCGGCGTTCTCGATGAACATCATGCTGTTCGCCCTGCCGACCTATTTCGGCATGGAGGCCGGCTTTCGCTACGCGCCCCTCTTCGGCACTCTGGCGATGGTGTTCGCCACGCTCAGCCTGCTGAGCGGCGGCAGTTATTTTCTCAGCCGGGCCTGGCAGGCCTTGCGCAGCGGCGTGCTGCACATCGACCTGCCCATCGCCATCGGCATCATTGGCGCTTATGCCGGGTCGTTCTTCGGGTGGGCCACCGGGCGCGAGGAGTATGTGTATTTCGATTTCGTCGGTGCTTTCATCCTGCTGATGCTCGTCGGTCGCTGGGCGCAGGTGGCCGCCGTGGAGCGCAACCGCCGGCGGCTGCTGAGCGTGCAGGCCCGTCCGCACAAGGTGCGCGTGCTCGGGCCTTCGGGCGCCACGGTGGAGCAGCCCGTCGAGAACCTGCGGCCCGGGGATGTGTTTCGTGTGCGCTCGGGTCAGGTGGTGCCGGTCGAGGCCCAGCTCGAGTCGTCGGCCGCGGCCTTTGGCACGGCGTGGATCACGGGCGAGGCCGATCCGCGGGAATACCGGCTCGGCGGGCGGGTGCCGGCCGGGGCGGTGTCGCTTGCGCGGGGCGAGGTCCAGCTGCGGGCCGCGCAGGGCTGGAACGAGTCCCTGCTGGCCAAATTGCTCCAGCCCGCCGGTCGCGACCATTTCCGCCACCGGATGTTGGAACGCATCGTCGGCGGATACCTGATCGCGATCTTCGCCGCGGCGATTCTCTCCGGTGTTTTCTGGTGGCTGGGCACGCACGATCCCGTGCACACGCTCGCGGTGGTGACGGCGGTCTTGGTCGTTTCCTGTCCCTGCGCCGTTGGTCTGGCTTTCCCGCTGGCGGACGAGATGGCCACGGTGGCGCTGCGCCGGCACGGCGTGTTTGTCCGCGAGGGCGATCTTTGGCCGCGCTTGAGCCGCATCCGGCACCTGCTTTTCGACAAGACTGGCACGCTCACGCTGGAGACTCCCGTGCTACGCAATCCCGCGGCCCTAGGGGAACTTGCCCCGGCGGCCCGCGCGGCCTTGCTGACCTTGGTGCGCGACAACCCGCATCCTGTCAGCCAGAGCCTGCTGGAAAACTTGCTGGCCGGAGCTGGTGGCACGGGGCTGGAACCCTTGGCCGGCACCATTCAGGAGGAGCCCGGCTTCGGTGTGCGGCTGGAAACGGCAACCGGGGTCTGGTCGCTGGGCCGGCCCGGGTGGGCCCAAAACCGAGGGGAGGGCACCCCGGCTCCAGAAGGAACCCATGACACCGAGTTTGCCTGCGACGGGGTCGTGCTGGCGCGGTTTGCCTTCGCCGATTCAGTGCGACCGGATGCGGTCGAGGAGATCACCGCGCTGCGGTGTGAGGGGTTCAAGGTCTTCATTTTGAGCGGCGACCGGCCGGAAAAAGTGGCCGCTATGGCCCGGATGCTGGGGCTGCCCGCGGATCATGCCGTGGCGGGCCGCACGCCCGAGCAGAAGGCCGCGTGGGTGCAAATGATCGACCGGCGCGACACCCTGATGCTGGGCGACGGCGCCAACGACAGTCTCGCCTTCGATGCGGCCTTCGCGCGCGGCACCCCGGTCATCCATCGCGGTGTGCTGGAAGGGAAAGCTGATTTCTACTACCTGGGCCAGGGTCTGCGTGGCCTGCGCCGCCTGTTTGAGGTCAACACCGCGCGCCGCCGCACGCAGCTCGCGCTCCTCGTCTTCTCCGTGGCCTACAACGCGCTCGCCGTGGGCCTGGCCGTGAGCGGACACATGAGCCCGTTGCTCGCGGCGATTCTCATGCCCGTCAGCTCGCTGCTCTCGCTCGCCATCGTCGGCGCGGGGATGCGCCGCTGGCTGAAGGTCTGA
- a CDS encoding aminopeptidase P N-terminal domain-containing protein: MQFDYPARRERIARALALNHEVLLIGAGHPIPKPEISDALLPFIAHQEYYYLTGHTEAIGGILAYDPRDAKWTSFVPEVTELDRVWEGREQIPGVLLAGFPDWLAARRDRPVVMLGAPIAGVSCDEARSAAIREEYKHARRPKEPAEVELMKRGAAATAAGYAKIQPWLRAGVSERTLQIELETEYFRHGAQCTGYDTIIGAGLQSAVFHGSPSPDRLLQDGDFVLIDSGAQVDRYVTDVTRTYGIGRLSGFQRDLYQAVLGAQQRACERCRPGMEWKDLHFTTAADMMCSLAAMGVVRGDPHLLVEQDVHTLFYPHGLGHMVGLGVRDASGLEPGRARDPRPSLRSLRMDLVLRAGYIVTVEPGLYLIPAILRDPGRRQRYAKVVNWDLVDQHLHIGGVRIEDNILVTAGEPVNLTAAIPKSLA; the protein is encoded by the coding sequence ATGCAATTTGACTACCCCGCCCGGCGCGAGCGCATCGCCCGGGCGCTGGCCCTGAACCACGAGGTGCTGCTCATCGGCGCAGGCCACCCCATCCCCAAGCCCGAGATCAGCGACGCACTGCTGCCGTTTATCGCCCACCAGGAGTATTACTACCTCACCGGCCACACCGAGGCCATCGGCGGTATCCTCGCCTACGATCCGCGCGACGCAAAATGGACCTCCTTCGTGCCCGAGGTGACGGAACTGGACCGCGTGTGGGAAGGCCGCGAGCAAATCCCTGGCGTGCTCCTGGCCGGGTTTCCCGACTGGCTCGCCGCCCGGCGTGACCGCCCGGTCGTCATGCTCGGCGCCCCCATCGCCGGCGTCTCCTGCGACGAGGCCCGCTCCGCCGCGATCCGCGAGGAATACAAGCACGCCCGCCGCCCCAAGGAACCGGCCGAGGTCGAACTCATGAAACGCGGCGCCGCCGCCACCGCCGCCGGCTACGCCAAGATCCAGCCTTGGCTCCGCGCTGGCGTCAGCGAACGCACGCTCCAGATCGAGCTTGAGACCGAGTATTTTCGCCACGGCGCCCAATGCACGGGCTACGACACCATCATCGGCGCGGGATTGCAGAGCGCGGTCTTCCACGGCTCACCGTCACCGGACCGGCTGCTCCAGGACGGAGACTTCGTGCTGATCGACTCCGGCGCGCAGGTGGATCGCTACGTGACCGACGTCACCCGCACCTACGGCATCGGCCGGCTCTCGGGATTCCAGCGCGACCTTTACCAGGCGGTGCTTGGCGCCCAGCAACGCGCCTGCGAGCGTTGCCGTCCCGGCATGGAGTGGAAGGACCTGCATTTCACGACCGCGGCCGACATGATGTGCAGCCTTGCCGCCATGGGCGTGGTGCGCGGCGACCCCCACCTGCTGGTGGAGCAGGATGTGCACACCCTGTTCTACCCGCACGGCCTCGGCCACATGGTCGGCCTCGGCGTGCGTGACGCCAGCGGCCTCGAGCCGGGCCGCGCCCGTGATCCGCGTCCTTCATTGCGCAGCCTGCGGATGGACCTCGTGCTGCGTGCAGGATACATCGTGACGGTGGAGCCGGGGCTCTACCTGATCCCGGCCATCCTGCGCGATCCGGGCCGGCGCCAGCGTTACGCCAAGGTCGTGAACTGGGACCTCGTGGACCAGCACCTGCACATCGGCGGCGTGCGCATCGAGGACAACATCCTCGTCACCGCCGGCGAGCCGGTAAACCTCACCGCCGCGATCCCGAAGTCACTCGCTTGA
- a CDS encoding tetratricopeptide repeat protein produces the protein MKTSVLLLLLLATALGSAAQTPVEQATAALKAGDLATADSLLSPLAAGEKPDPAVLQQLSLVRLRQNRAAEAVALAERAVKLAPDQAGAHASLGQALSQRIGEVGFMQQAMIAGRMRKAFEKAAELDPQHLGALIGLSRYYTNAPEIAGGSPVKAREYALRVHQLNPVLGESELGNIAEKQEDFATALTHYEALAKLQADHGRPHYLCGRMLVQLGRKDEARTRFETALRHDPKLEAAQKALAELTQPAS, from the coding sequence ATGAAAACATCCGTGCTCCTGCTCCTGCTCCTTGCGACCGCCCTCGGCTCCGCGGCGCAAACACCCGTCGAACAAGCCACCGCCGCCCTCAAGGCCGGCGATCTCGCCACCGCCGACTCCTTGCTCTCGCCGCTGGCCGCAGGCGAAAAGCCCGACCCCGCCGTCCTCCAGCAGCTCAGCCTCGTGCGTCTGCGTCAGAACCGGGCGGCCGAGGCCGTCGCCCTCGCCGAGCGCGCCGTGAAACTCGCGCCCGACCAGGCGGGCGCGCACGCCAGCCTTGGTCAGGCGCTGTCGCAGCGCATCGGCGAAGTCGGCTTCATGCAGCAGGCGATGATCGCCGGCCGCATGCGCAAGGCCTTCGAGAAGGCCGCCGAACTGGACCCGCAGCACCTCGGCGCCCTCATCGGCCTGAGCCGCTACTACACCAACGCCCCCGAAATCGCCGGCGGCAGCCCCGTCAAGGCCCGCGAATACGCGCTACGCGTCCACCAGCTCAACCCGGTGCTCGGCGAGTCCGAACTCGGCAACATCGCCGAGAAACAGGAGGACTTCGCGACAGCGCTCACCCACTACGAAGCGCTGGCCAAGCTGCAGGCGGATCACGGCAGGCCCCACTACCTCTGCGGACGCATGCTCGTGCAACTCGGCCGCAAGGACGAGGCCCGCACGCGTTTCGAAACGGCGCTGCGCCACGACCCGAAGCTCGAGGCCGCACAAAAGGCGCTGGCCGAACTAACGCAGCCGGCATCCTGA